The DNA region AGGAAGGAATCTCAAGAGAAAGGTTTCATAGCCAAACCAACACCCTACCCTCAAGTGAGACCGAGGGCCAAATCTTTCATAATTCGAGGTTTCATCTTTCTTAAAGAGATACAGACCCTCTCCCTGCATCTGTTCTGAGTTGTGTTTGCCATCAGAACTAATGTTTCAATAGCAGGAAGGATGTAGTTAACTCCTGAATGAAGTCAGTTGTGACGAGGCTACTGTTTGTTGCCTTTTCATTTGTGCGGCCTTGGCTTGGTTAACATGTTCCGATGCGTGTGATTCTGACTTCATTTAAACTACAGAATGAATATTGAAAAACCTCCTAGAGGTTTTGTGATTGTGTGTATTTGGCTTCCTGTTTCAGGGCTGGTTAAACAGCACAGTCATGACCTCTGTTGAACTGCAGGCTCTGTACACCAACATGAAGTGTAGGGGTGTGTCCACTTCACTCCTCCTGTAAGCTCTTGTGTCTTGTGCAGAGGAGTGTACACAATATGCATGCGTGTGCAAATGAAAGGAGTCAACAACTGCTTTCtcatcacttaaaaaaaagtggaatacaagctttaaaaattttcagtttattttctgtttatagtCTCATCTAGCATGCTAAATGCTAGCTCGAATAAGAACAGCCTGACATTTAAAGCTTCTTTTTAGAGTTCTTTTAgctttttaaatgaatcagaGAACTTTAACAGATCCCATTTTCAAATTTAGACTCTAAAATTCTTAAGTAATTACTTTTTAGGTTGATTTCcttaaaaagaatacaaaaagtgTAGAACCTGTTGATGCTATGTCTTTCAGGTTTgagtaaactttattttaaggagtgCTCGAGGCTCTTTATGAGTTCTGTATGTATCAGTGATGCAACAACAGTATTTGAGCGTGAGTTTGTAATCAGACATTCATATTTTCAAAGCTGTTAAAGGCTTGGCTTATGGGTCAAGTGGCTTTTAAACAGGAAACTAAACAGCAAGCTTTAGATGATGTTGTTTTAAAGATGTGGATGGTTTACCATGTGGAAGAAAATGTCCATCCGAGATCCTCTCCATGTGAATAATCCAATccagtgatttttgtttttgtataataGGTAGTCTAATAGACTTGCATCATAGACTTTCACAAGTTCGGGTTCAGTCTTTGTAGTTTGCAGGAACAGTTTGTTTCAGGTCAAGAGGCACAGCATCGCTCTAATGTCATTTCACCCAAACTTGGGTTGATAATGTTGAAACAAATATAGTAAGAGACTGAATCATGTGAACCCTTTCATTTCCCAGTCAAATTTTACCTCTAAAAATAggtaattatatttttcataagaaaataaaaagctatTTCTGTACCTGAAGACTCCATCTTTGCACTGTGACATgtattttcatgataattaaaCCTCCTCTGTTTTTTTGTAGTAAGTAAATTATTTGCTTAAGTTAATGACAATATTAAATCCTAAatcacatttgtaaaaaaaaatcttatttgtatcaataatgttttttttcttgtattcttattctttattattatttttattataatataatttgatttactcACGAATGACTAAGTAGCATTGCATTATCAGACGATACTGATTTAATGAACTTTCAGTTCCCTTTTACCCTCAAAGTTTCCTGGGTTGCAAACATATTTCAGCACATTTTGTCCAGTCATTTTTAAACCAACCAGTCTGAAAACAAATCTAATTCAGCttgttcccccccccccccccccccgtagGAATGAGGAAAGTTATTTATTCTCTGAGCACTTCccttaaaaatttattaaaataaatcttcCAAATCTTCAGACATATAAACAAAACCTCTCAGTAGGGCATCCGTGCGAGTGAATACTTCTATTGTATTAAAAAGCAAAGGAAATGCTTGGCATTTTGCACAACACAAATCTTTAAAGTCCTCCAGGTAGGGGGTGATGCTGGAATTTGAAACAATAGAATTCTTTTGAGAATACTGGAGAATAAATATGTATATGGTTCTTTTTTAATCTTTCGGACAAAAGACTCTCAAACAGCTGTGAGACAACCGTTGTCATCTGAGCGGTAGCCTAGCAGTTAGCACAGTTTGGCTAAAATGATGTGCTGTTTTTCAATTTTAAGGaagtacagaataaaaacaagcTCTACAGCTACCATGACACTTATCAGAATGTCAAACAATAGGTCGCCACTCCTCTGAGAATAGTTCAGATTATTGCAGTCAGGTCTGGCCAATCTTCACTTTTGTCCTGAGTTTAATAGAGCTATATTGGACATTGAGAGATGATGGagattcaaaataattaattgagTAGCACAAATGACTCACTCTGTTATATTCTTCCCTCAACAGCAACTGACCTTGCCGCTGATGCTGACTGTCGGGACGGCTGTGATCGGCTCCCTTCAGTTCGGCTACAACACGGGTGTCATCAATGCCCCGCAAAAGGTGAGTGACGAGCACATACGAACACATGCACAAACTCTGTTCACCCCAGTATCCCAGGTGTGCCTTTGAACTTTGACATTATCAAAAGCTGCCCCTTCACTCAGTCTGTACTGCTGCAGCTGTTTCCAAATCCATGTCTGTCAGTAGACACACGCACATCAACATAACACAAATGTCTCCTGTCCTAAACTCCAGAGGCACTGCAGAGTTACTCTATACATCTCCTCGGAGAGATTTTGCCTTTCATTCACATATTATAAGGCaatttacatttgttaaataataagTGACTAACTGTCTCACACAAATAGCACAGCTTGTTCAGACATTTGTTAAACTAGGATGTAAATGGTTTTAGCAAATGAGATAGGGCTGTGCTGATGCCTTAGTAGGAGTAAGATGTGTGGGTGTGGGTCTGACGCAGACCCTCTCTATAAATAATCGCTTCGATAAGATTACTGCCGTTGTCCACAGTCCCTTACTGAGACTGCACTCGCAAATCAGCAAGACTATACTGTGTTATAATGCACTATCTAGCGTGAAACTCCTCAATGAATAGGCTGTATTATTTCTGACCGGGTGTAGCTTTCTGCACTCCTCAATGCAGGAATACATTCGGATAATAATCCTTTAAAGGTCTCATCAGAATGAACAATTTTATCTGTTTGTCACTCTCATTGTTTTTCCAAACCCATTTGGCTTTCTTTTTTCATACACTGGCAGTGGATTGGGACTGTGGACAACTCTAATAGTGaatctataaaaacaaacaaataggtGTTGCGTAACAGGTTTGTATAATGACCTTGAGGCACATGACTTTAACCATGAATGATATTAGTCATGCTGGTGTGCTGGAGGGCTTTTTGCATAATTAAGGTGTCAGACAGCTGATGACGAGAAAGGAGAGACAGGAAGTAGTACAGAGAACTGGCTTCCTGACCTCAATGAGCCAACGGATTATACAGAACAAACTTAATTTCTTACCCTTAATAACGCAGCTTGAATCTTACTGGGGGACATTCCTTTTAACTCCACAGCAGACAGTCACAGGGACGCAAAGATCCCAGAGAAATCGGACTCTCTCCATGGGTCTCGGTTTCCATCATAAAACCTTGTTACCTAACACTGAACGAGACCGTGCCACCTGCTGGACACAAGTGCTCAGTACAACAATAATCTCCAGAACTTACATTTTGTTAATATGTTAGTCTTgacgtaaaataaataaataaaaagtaaagaattaaatttacaattaaaaattaatatatatatatatatatatatatatatatatatatatatatatatatatatatatatatatatatatatatattaagagtcACACTTTAATGATTAAGAGTCAGAATACTTTATgtgatttaaacaattttttgatgattcaaattttgatgttttgctCTCagatttttattaacaaaaacaaaacctctTAACTACATTGTCAGaattataacaataactatataatatataaagaataGGTTTTTGCTGTAAATTATGTGCAGTCATAAGCAgtcatgtttttttcatattttgaatcagtttttagttttatattttccattttctttttctttttgttgtttgtaattttgttgttagTAGTGTTTCCCCCCCCCTCTGTATATccctgtatatttttgttttcctgtAAAGTCCTATAtagtttttgcaatttaaaaaaatcatcttaaactaaaataaaatgagtaaaCATTTGTCTTATTTCAAGGAAGTCTCAGTTTTAGTAACTATATCAACCTTGGTAATAAGTGACTGTATTTGTCTTGTAGATCATTGAGAACTTCCTCAATGAGACATGGTTTGATCGATATAAGGAAAGCATCTCAAAAACAACCTTGACTACCCTGTGGTCTCTGTCTGTGGCCATCTTCTCTGTGGGTGGCATCATTGGATCCTTCTCCGTCGGGCTGTTCGTCAACCGCTTTGGAAGGTGAAATACAGTTGTAACCACTGATATTGTTTTAACATTAACTATGGCattgtcttttacatttttaaaattcctTGTATACTTTTCCTTGTATAATTCCTTGTTTCTGTTGATGTTAATGTTGTATTCTAAATCTCGTTCTATTTTTCTCATTTCAGGAGGAACTCCATGCTCATGGCCAATGTCCTGGCTTTTGTCGCTGCAGCACTGATGGGCTTCTCTAAGATTGGGGCATCCTGGGAGATGCTCATTATTGGGCGGTTCGTGGTGGGCCTTTACTCCGGTCTGACCACTGGCTTTGTGCCCATATATGTGGGTGAAGTGTCCCCCACAGCCCTCAGAGGAGCCCTGGGCACCCTTCATCAGCTGGGAATTGTTGTTGGCATCCTAATGGCTCAGGTACATACATACTCGGGAAGTTATTGCTGCTTTAGTCACCATTTGGGTGTTTCTCCATATTTATGTGCCGTTTATTGTATTGTAGATCTTTGGTATGGACGTAGTCATGGGTAATGCCACCATGTGGCCGTTCCTCCTTGGCTTTACCTTTATCCCAGCCCTGGCGCAGTGCTGTTTACTGCCCTTCTGCCCCGAAAGCCCACGATTTCTCCTCATCATCCGCAACGAGGAAGACAAAGCCAGAGCAGGTGAGCACAGACCCACAGCACCTAAACATCTCCATTCATCCAGCGTAGGAATGTTTTCATCTGTGTAAACTAATGTTTTCATTTGCCTGTAGTGCTTAAAAAGCTGCGTGGAACCACAGATGTGAGCACAGACATGCAGGAGATGAAGGAGGAGAGCAGACAGatgaagagagagaagaaagtgACCATTCCTGAACTGTTCCGCTCTCCGCTCTACCGACAGCCCATCGCTATAGCCATCATGCTGCAGCTGTCCCAGCAGCTGTCTGGAATCAATGCTGTGAGCACCTGCACACGCACACGTTTACTACTACAACTAAGACAAACCTTGGGCCTGTACCTTTTATATAAACTTGATTTTCATGACTAACTGGTGTTTACACATGGTTGTGTAGGTATTCTACTACTCCACAAAGATCTTCGAGAGGGCCGGTGTGCAGCAGCCGGTTTATGCCACTGTTGGAGCAGGAGTCGTCAACACAGCTTTCACTGTTGTGTCGGTGAGTATGGGTATGCAAACAGACATCAGCATGAACAGAATACaacaattattgatttatttacatagcatattttattaattatatatatatatatgtgtgtgtgtgtgtgtgtgtgtgtgtgtgtgtgtgtgtgtgtgtgtgtgtgtgtgtgtgtatatatatatatatatatatatatatatatatatatatatatatatatatatatatatatatatatatatatatatatatatatatatattagtagacTTAGTGCATTTAGGCTAAAAATTTTAGccaacatgtgttccctgggaatcaaacccacaaccttttgcgctgctaacgcaaacGAATAGTGAATTTACGTTTACTACAATTTaagcattgttattattttacataatttcacTCAAAATTCACTCCGTGTTGAACTAACTGAAAATGTGCCCAGGTAATGGGTATTgtatgatatttaatattttttaagtaaatatttaaaataaataaatgccatacattgaattttcattcatttatatatactcTTTATAAATTTCTGATATATGATGTATAAAATCCATAACgaaagtgtaataaaatgtatttaaatctttattattatttgattttttttacacacaatttatttacatttaacctgttaactgtcactctgTCACTGTTaacacgtttttgaagatagacatgaatgtgcatgatacaaacctaaattttaataattcatgactgaaaacattttgcaacatgattttgatgtgccatttacatggtaatgcaatgtctgattttaaaatgggttttgaaggatgaattttgagatttaatgttttcaagtgatatataacttctgatgatttctaaaatgtgatagagaaaaaggcaacgaggaagtctttttttttaaacaaaggtcaaagctccttttgtaatgtagatttctgagggtgcactcttgtcataaattcatctattacttttcctacataattttttacaaaacatattggtaaaatatatatttgggagtcttagacctttccaacgatatatagtttgtcaagattagattagatttgattgtaatatagtatagtcaacgtaggtgtcccgtatacgggacggggtgacaagTTAATAGGTtaattagtttacattttaaGACTTTGCTGACTCTTCTGATAATTATTCATTCAGACAGTTATTAAATGATGAGAAAGTATTAATCGTGGTTTTGCATCATATTAATATGATCTGGTATTGTTACACAGCTGTTTGTGGTAGAGCGAGCGGGCCGCAGGTCTCTGCACCTCTTGGGACTGATGGGAATGGCTGGATCTGCTGTACTGATGACCATCGCTCTTGCCTTGCtggtatgtaaataatatttcactgccATGGTGTCCATGTTTAGAGTTACTAATCATGCAAATAGTCATCCTTGAGGTCTAAAGGTTTATAATATATTTGATCTCACGGCTTTATTGCCCTTCTCTCTAACAGGAAAAGTATGACTGGATGTCCTACATTAGCATCATAGCAATCTTTGGATTCGTGGCCTTCTTTGAGATCGGACCGGGCCCCATCCCATGGTTCATTGTGGCAGAACTGTTCAGTCAAGGCCCAAGACCCTCTGCTTTTGCTGTTGCTGGATTCTCCAACTGGACAGCGAACTTTATCGTGGGCATGGGCTTCCAGTATGTGGAGGTAAGAGGCCAGGGATAATTATCTCAAGAAAACAGACACGTTTGTATCTGGCTGGGTTAACTTTATTCTCTCTGTGCTTTAACAGGAGCTCTGTGGGCCGTACGTGTTCATCATCTTCACCGTATTTCTACTGTGCTTCTTCATCTTCACCTACTTCAAAGTTCCAGAGACCAAGGGCCGGACGTTCGATGAAATCTCCGCAGGTTTCCGCCAGACAGCATCAGGGGCTGAGAAGTACTCGCCCGAGGAGCTCAACAGCCTGGGGGCGGACTCTCAACTTTAAACCCCTCCTTCAGCCCCGCCTTCCTCACCGATCACTGCTCTGCACGCAACTACTGAGGAGAAGGGGTCAGCAGGCTGTCAATCAAACATTTCCTCCTTGCCACGGCTGCACTCGTCTCTTAGTCCCTGATACACCTTAGTTTGAAAGGCAGGGAGTGAGAGTAGGCATCATATTCCTTTTATCAGAAAGATAATCGTTTGAGGTGATGTATTTTGCGTTGGAATCGCTTTAGCCTTGTCTAACTTGGTTTTATGTTTTTCTAAACTGTTACTTTTGCTGTGCAATGTGAGTAAAAAATTGATGGTCTTCCGGTCACTCCTGACCGAACCGTGACACTGTTGATGTCACAAACCCAAAGGCCAAACATATGCAGATTGACAATTCAGTACTGTATTCCATATAACTGTATCTCCAATATAAAAGGTGTGTGGCCTTGACAAGTCGAAGTTagattagcttaaaaaaaaaaaaaaaaaaatatatatatatatatatatatatatatatatatatatatatatatatatatatatatttttttttttttttttttttatcctaaaaATACAGTTTAACTAAAAGCCCTATATGATGTCATCCATTGAAACAATATGACGTCATAcatgtatgtacatttaacttctgcataacaagcattttttttttttttttactcattacaAGATATTTTGTCCCTATATTCATGTCAATGTCTTCTGTTCTAGCTTTTCAAGATgcgtttaaatgcatttatattttgtaacaaaTTCTCTTGCTCTATGAAATGCAGTTAGTTATGATCACTCCAGGGGGAGACAAACAGAACATTTCGAAGTCGTTTCATGATGTTACTTGTCACTGAATATTACATCAACCCAACTTTTTAATGAAAGGTCGTCACTTTCTAATGCACAATCAGATGTTCTCTTCAATCAAAGTATTCGCATCAGTGCAAGTGAATGTTGATCATAAAGTACAGCAAATATCTGACATTCATAATGTCACTCATGAGTAATAGTTCAGATGTCAGTAGTTTATGCGTTTTGCACAGTCGAATCCCTCCAGTTGAGGGGAAATTATCGAGTTGGGGAAACACGGAGAGCGACCAAAATGCACTGTGACTCGTGGCATGATTAGAGTGCACCGAACagccttcctcttcctcttcttcatcagaCCATTGATGATGCTGTTAGTACAAACCATGTGTCTGCTGTTCAGCTTGCTCTGACAGACACGTTTGGAAACACAGTATGCCTGGCTCCAATGTGCCTTGTCATTTTTTCAGACTcgtagttttcttttttaacctaGTATGTTCACCCTTGATAGTTCATGCATACAGTAAGTATTTGAGATTTTTACGCACATCAGTCGTCAAATGCGGTTTTTAAACTTTagaataaattatagtttttagGTAAAAAACCTAAATGCTTGCTATTCACATCTAATAAATCACCTATATTATTTGTCACTTTTTAGACATATCAGACACctgtaaattagttttttttttttttttttactttttagtgcAGTTTGAGTGTGTGCATGAGATATTTGGCCAGCAATACAAACAGGTCAAATGAATTTCTGTTTCAACACCAGCATCCTGAATACATGTTCACCCTCACAGCATTCCATACGAGTGTTTGAGATTTTGTACACATCAGAAagacacgagtgtgtgtgtgtttcagatcatATGCATGTACGTGTGAACTCTCAGAATGAGCGTGTCCCACTGAAATCACTGATGTGTGTTGTGTGGAATTgtcaaagaaagaaatattttaaagcatatgGAGAGTTTGTTGATTGTAACTGTaaataatgaatgtaaaataGGTGAATTTTATGTCTAAGAAATTGTAGTTTTATAGTGTGATTTTAATAGCTGTACTGTTTTCAtctatttttataatgtagaataGATTTCTTTTCTTTAATGCACTATCATGGTAGTAAATACTGTAAGACAGTGTAAACACCTTACCTTTTTTTGTTTACCATACTGTATTTATTAGTTCAcctaatttattttagttttttttgctttcagtttTACTTCTGTTATGGAAATaaaattgttagaaaaaaaaatctgtttttgtgaTTGAACTGAGGATCGGTGTGGGTAGCTGTAGCACTGGGGTTTCCAACAAGTGGTTCTGATTAATCAAACACACCCGATACAACTTTGATCAAACTGAAACTGGCGAGTAATTTAGAAGACCTACAATAACCACTGTCAGAAATCAAGACCCTCGAGAAAAAGAAGTTGAACAGTTTTAATTTCTAATTCAGCAAAGCAAATGAACCCTGGTAGTGTTGTGTAGTGAAGGTTTGAGCATTTGTGAGGGTGAGGTGAACTTCTCTGGTCAGCCATAGATAAAGGACACTGGATTCTTCTCATTGTGTTTGATACTATAGATGATGTGTCCACACTAAGGAACGGAGATGCAAAACAACTTCTGAAAAGTgtggataaaaaaatattaccactttattaatattaaatgcatgcaACTGATATAGATAAATTATATGTGTGAAGTCACATACAGCAGTTTAAAATGCATGTGAAAAAAGTGCTTTTTTGCATGTATAAAAAGCATTAGATGCTGGTAGAATTTGAAGTCAAATTCAAATTGAGCCAggtctaaaaaaaaatatgttgctgaATTGCCAGTGTATAAAACAGGCAAATGATTTGGATGAACTTTGGCCATGAATTATTAAATGAAGCATGGAAGGATCAGTGCAGTGCTGTACATGCAGATCTGCATGAAAATGTCTTGTGCAGCTCATGCATTCATATTGGCATTCACACAGTATTATGTaccatttcaaatttattttattatttcttacaaAACAATATCAATCATGTGACAGAAACTTCTTGTAAACTTGCCAAATTAACATTGAAGCTCTACAAAGCTTGACAAGAAAGGAtgccaaaataaatcaaataagacaatgaaaatatttataccTTTTAAGTGTGCATTTGAAAAACTGCATCgagcacatatatacatatacaaatagaGGACAACAGAACTACTGTATATAATCTGGGACATTCAAGAGCACTTTGGTTTGAAAACCCAAAACCTGAGTTTGACTCCAGCCCTCCCCCGTCCCGCAGAGGAGACGTACACCATCTAGTACCCATTTATACTCATGAGCTGGGGCGGAAAATAATAACATCTCAGAGTACAATCAGAGCTGCTGCTCATACCTAACAAGGACATACCTAAACAATATAATATTAGAAGCTTCTTAAGAGGTATATGGTTCAATGATGACGTGAATAAACACGTTTCGTTGCAAAACACATACTGAggataaaacaaaatacaacacaaatGCTGTGTTATGTTAATTCCAGCTAAGCATGACATCAATATAAGCCTGTccttcatatgaaaaaaaaaaaatcccaaaatttAATTCAAAACTGTATAAACAACTAAAAATTTACACCTTTTCATCAAAACGTTCCTATCAGCACTTGAAAATCAATGTTTAAGGAATGCAAAAGTGGAATATTTTTTGAGAGGGCAAAAAATCGGATATCAATTCTGATATCAGTCGAacgttcatgtgtgttttttggtATCTGTAGATTAGGAAGATGTCTGATTCATTCTTTAAGAGTCCAGTGCATTTgagctttacattttttttttttttgcatagagtAAACCAAAGCTGAAGAATGATTTCAGATCTTCTTCCTGTCAGACGAATGAAGGTTCTCCGTGAACTCTGAAGCGATACACACAGGTGTACTCCAGGTGACCCCAGTTACTCAAGATCCTCAGCTCTGTCATGCTATAGATCTCTGACGCTTCCTACAGCCAAGAAGAAAGGTTACATTTCTCAAGTTTCACACCTAGGTAgcccaaatatatatacatttctaataaatgtagaattaatttatatgtatataaaaactatattttacataataatttatcaaatattattattattaatgtgtccagacgttttattattattaacaataatacaaCCATTTTGTTTAAACcagtgtaaatataaaatacttttgacaaatttggggtcagtaagatttttttatttgtgaaagtaattcatacttttattcaataaggATGCATTGATCATAAGTGACAGATGGAAAATACTTTTATAAGGTTTCAAACTaagtaaattgaaaaaaaaaatggctgttcttctgaactttctattcatcaatagaaagttcagcctaattatatgatggcatgcactagtcacttgtgcagcattggtctgctcactcaccgctcactacctcattcggcatggaactgacgtcattccactacctcatcagttcgttaaataactgctcttggtcacttgtcactttaatcagacttaataagatattcttaataagtgattttttgcactaaaaaatcttttaactgcactgttgttcacttcattgatttgcactatatctgtcatttaccttgcgctgctttatttaaccttatttttaactttatttttaatttatattatatgtcttttttttatttttttatatcattcccttattgtatagttgtatctacattttatatttgatctagttatttttttattttattttttttaggctttaatgttaatgttatctatatgcaccggggtctgagagtaatgcaatttcgattctctgtatgtatgtactgtacatgtggaaattgacaataaagcagacttgaaacttgaaataaaaatgtatcggtttccacaaaaatattaagcagcacaactgtgtttaacactaataaaatgaataagaaatgtttttttgagcagcaaatcagcatattagaattagtATTATATTAGTAGCTTTACAATCACCGtcataaactatatttaaaaaacattcaaacagaaaacagttagtttaaactgaaataatatttcacaatattaccgttttattgcatttttttaaaaacaacaacagtaatattaatattaaatacagaaatactaCATGTACTACCATGATGATGATAGATAGTCTATTTGGACTCACCGCAAGCTTGAAAGTCTGAATGGGCTCTCCATCCTGGTCATACATGAATGTCCCAAGCAGCTTTCCATCTTCAGTCTCATCAGACATACCCTGAACACACCACAGCCGAGGAATCTCAAAGCTTTTGCTTCAGTGTTATgcagatgattaaa from Carassius auratus strain Wakin chromosome 6, ASM336829v1, whole genome shotgun sequence includes:
- the LOC113102279 gene encoding solute carrier family 2, facilitated glucose transporter member 1-like, which translates into the protein MGDGKQLTLPLMLTVGTAVIGSLQFGYNTGVINAPQKIIENFLNETWFDRYKESISKTTLTTLWSLSVAIFSVGGIIGSFSVGLFVNRFGRRNSMLMANVLAFVAAALMGFSKIGASWEMLIIGRFVVGLYSGLTTGFVPIYVGEVSPTALRGALGTLHQLGIVVGILMAQIFGMDVVMGNATMWPFLLGFTFIPALAQCCLLPFCPESPRFLLIIRNEEDKARAVLKKLRGTTDVSTDMQEMKEESRQMKREKKVTIPELFRSPLYRQPIAIAIMLQLSQQLSGINAVFYYSTKIFERAGVQQPVYATVGAGVVNTAFTVVSLFVVERAGRRSLHLLGLMGMAGSAVLMTIALALLEKYDWMSYISIIAIFGFVAFFEIGPGPIPWFIVAELFSQGPRPSAFAVAGFSNWTANFIVGMGFQYVEELCGPYVFIIFTVFLLCFFIFTYFKVPETKGRTFDEISAGFRQTASGAEKYSPEELNSLGADSQL